A genomic region of Drosophila kikkawai strain 14028-0561.14 chromosome X, DkikHiC1v2, whole genome shotgun sequence contains the following coding sequences:
- the ZAP3 gene encoding uncharacterized protein DDB_G0283357 isoform X2 gives MWNQWQAAAASGVPMMAALPPQPSQPPPLPDAPPPPPPTASDPGTGATGAPMVAGDATTLAVAATVVAAPPATVAAAAAVNPYSSGLATAGGAGNPYEQYTAAQYAAMTPEQQYALQHHWHQWQTYQAEYAKWHAQYGEQYKREMAAAAAANVTAPPAQVAQVAPVATPVVVAPATPVVVAPGPQAYPPAQTYYQTVPTVPAPVLAPAPVANVGGGPPIPGKITAQPQLYNQPPPPPPQKTGYNQQNPNQMNQGAWSGPPPMPMQQHQPPPSQQQLQQPPPQKWGNQMNYNPGQPPDLQQGFPNLQQPPPSLQRPPPQNQYQQHPPQQQQQQQNSMDKQWGNNRPPWESGPPSNNSNPGRWDGPPPQNDMNNRWNGPPPPLGGNNGRWEGPPPPQSSSSGDQNRWMSSGHSNENQNQNRRWEVPPPNIKDQQQQGQNQSQNRWQSNDDDHGDMEGSRKYQNNYQNTRKSWGFDGGVGGGGGVDSNAGSRNQNQFFKNSQSDFGPDSSSLSGSSNNNNNNSSGNNFGSNSGNYQSGNNFGNNYSQDQGGYGGGGGGAGNQARGGNRGGGGGSGSMDNFGNNNNNSFSNNRRQNNNNNNRWENNNNRNQNPNQNQGYPDERGPGGNDMGPGGPGGNYNQNRGNFNQRGGSNPQQFPQNRNQQQQQQQQQHDLDEASFDRLFDQWEKQFEDWKRANANHPDRDEYRRYEEEFEKQRRRIAERREQMRRRRQQQLQQQQQQQQGGTPQKEGPGPDQEEQESKDEQRNYNDQGPGPNFRTGRPNRFSNANSDFERGGGEGEEAGGGGEGPPPPPGYRGNQGPPGPPLLKPFGAQEESNDKPSPGIRGNQEPPGPQRPPMNPFGDQKEFKYKLTSDFPGNQEAPGPFGQGLPTDKPLSSPKKEPAASPSQNPSTLTPAPPVAPQIPAPPVAPTSIPTNLGKRRQTSGSADSTPAKQIKEAEPIFTISLDDDDDDDDVADEQPPVDTPMGSIFKKSDGIPGLDLVADGSNKNSTSLFDDNDSAQPEAVEATESSEAVSQSNESLSKALKDPAFLNNLTQAVANVQGREQRQDRQDAESQQQEQQQQTDDGEPEADGRQLSFAEWQRKKNNSNNGNDNKSQDSRDSNSSPSVHDRTENQGRPNSGFGQGPGGMGPGPGPRFGPNLGPNQLPGSNFIDFEGNNGPPGGFGPGPGGRNFGPGPRHPFGMGPGGPNFGPNGPGPGPHFGPGPNFRHNRPNFGPNFGPNFGPGGPGGPRNFGPRGPPFGPRRDDFGGPPFGGPGLNFGPGPNGPNMRGFNGGDGGGGVNSDNPFRRQSGPPPPNFNDDDGPPRGPRNFQSRNSFGGNQGPNSNRNNWSDGMIMPSPTVEQESQPPMLPLSRRQMTAAVPMPMPLKIAAS, from the exons ATGTGGAATCAATGGCAGGCAGCCGCCGCTAGCGGGGTGCCAATGATGGCTGCTTTGCCGCCGCAGCCGTCCCAGCCGCCACCGCTGCCCGATGCACCtcccccgccgccgccgacaGCCTCCGATCCGGGTACCGGGGCCACGGGAGCACCCATGGTCGCCGGCGATGCGACAACATTAGCGGTCGCTGCCACCGTCGTCGCCGCTCCCCCGGCCACCGtcgctgcggcggctgctgtcAACCCTTATAGCAGTGGTTTGGCGACGGCAGGCGGGGCGGGCAACCCCTACGAACAGTATACGGCCGCCCAGTACGCCGCGATGACTCCGGAACAGCAGTATGCGCTGCAGCACCACTGGCACCAGTGGCAGACCTATCAGGCTGAGTACGCCAAGTGGCATGCCCAGTACGGCGAGCAG TACAAGCGGGAAatggcggcagcagcggccgcCAATGTTACCGCGCCTCCGGCTCAGGTGGCGCAAGTGGCTCCCGTTGCCACTCCAGTTGTAGTTGCCCCCGCGACGCCGGTGGTGGTTGCTCCTGGGCCGCAGGCATATCCGCCGGCCCAGACCTATTACCAGACTGTGCCCACTGTACCGGCACCGGTACTGGCACCGGCACCTGTCGCCAATGTTGGTGGTGGGCCGCCGATACCTGGCAAGATTACCGCTCAGCCGCAATTGTACAAccaaccgccgccgccgcctccacaGAAGACTGGCTACAATCAGCAGAATCCCAATCAGATGAATCAAGGCGCCTGGTCAGGACCACCGCCCATGCCcatgcagcagcatcaaccGCCGCCGTCCCAGCAACAGCTACAACAGCCACCTCCCCAGAAATGGGGCAACCAGATGAACTACAATCCAGGACAGCCGCCAGATTTGCAGCAGGGCTTCCCCAATCTTCAGCAGCCGCCGCCTTCGCTGCAAAGACCACCACCTCAAAACCAATACCAGCAGCacccgccgcagcagcagcagcaacagcagaacTCGATGGATAAGCAATGGGGCAATAACAGGCCGCCATGGGAGTCTGGTCCTCCGTCAAATAACTCGAATCCAGGACGCTGGGATGGCCCACCGCCGCAGAATGACATGAATAACCGCTGGAATGGGCCGCCACCGCCTTTAGGTGGCAACAATGGACGCTGGGAGGGACCACCGCCACCGCAGTCATCCTCCTCTGGGGATCAGAACCGTTGGATGAGCAGCGGCCATTCGAAtgagaatcagaatcagaaccGCCGCTGGGAGGTGCCGCCCCCGAATATAAAggatcagcagcaacagggcCAGAATCAGAGCCAGAATCGCTGGCAGAGCAATGACGACGATCATGGAGACATGGAGGGATCGCGCAAATACCAGAATAACTACCAGAACACTAGAAAGAGTTGGGGATTCGATGGCGGCGtcggtggaggaggaggagtagatTCAAATGCCGGAAGCCGCAATCAGaatcaatttttcaaaaattctcAATCTGATTTTGGACCAGACTCCTCCTCGTTGTCAGGCagcagtaacaacaacaacaacaacagcagcggcaataaTTTTGGTTCGAATTCAGGAAATTATCAAAGCGGCAACAACTTTGGCAACAACTACAGTCAGGATCAGGGCGGctatggaggaggaggaggaggagctggtaATCAGGCAAGAGGCGGTAATcgcggtggaggaggaggatctgGTTCAATGGATAACtttggcaacaacaacaataacagcttCTCCAATAACCGTCgtcagaacaacaacaacaacaatcgctgggagaacaacaacaatcgcAACCAGAATCCGAATCAAAACCAGGGATATCCAGACGAGCGTGGACCAGGTGGCAATGACATGGGACCAGGAGGTCCCGGTGGAAATTACAATCAGAATCGTGGCAACTTTAACCAGAGAGGTGGCTCAAATCCACAGCAGTTTCCCCAAAATCGcaaccagcaacaacagcagcagcagcagcaacacgatCTGGACGAGGCCAGTTTTGATCGATTGTTTGACCAGTGGGAGAAACAGTTCGAGGACTGGAAGCGCGCCAATGCCAATCATCCTGACCGCGATGAGTATCGACGCTACGAGGAGGAATTTGAAAAGCAGCGTCGTCGCATTGCCGAGCGCAGGGAGCAGATGCGACGCCGCCGACAGCAGcaactccagcagcagcagcaacagcagcaaggTGGTACGCCCCAGAAAGAGGGTCCAGGTCCAGACCAGGAAGAGCAGGAATCAAAGGATGAACAAAGAAATTACAATGACCAGGGTCCAGGTCCCAATTTTCGCACTGGACGTCCTAATCGTTTCAGCAATGCCAACAGCGACTTcgaaagaggaggaggagaaggagaagaagcaggaggtggaggagaaggaccaccaccaccacctggCTACCGTGGTAATCAAGGACCACCGGGGCCGCCTTTGTTAAAGCCATTTGGCGCTCAAGAAGAGTCAAACGACAAGCCGTCGCCTGGAATTCGAGGCAATCAAGAACCACCGGGGCCTCAAAGACCACCAATGAATCCATTTGGAGATCAGAAAGAGTTCAAATACAAATTAACATCTGATTTCCCAGGCAATCAAGAAGCACCAGGACCTTTTGGACAAGGATTACCCACAGACAAGCCCTTGTCATCGCCGAAAAAGGAGCCAGCAGCTTCTCCCTCTCAAAATCCCTCAACTCTGACTCCCGCCCCGCCAGTGGCTCCCCAGATTCCCGCTCCGCCGGTGGCGCCTACGTCGATCCCCACCAATCTTGGCAAGCGTCGCCAGACAAGTGGATCCGCTGATTCCACACCCGCGAAGCAAATCAAAGAGGCGGAGCCGATATTCACCATTTCCctggacgacgacgatgacgatgacgacgtgGCCGATGAACAGCCACCGGTTGACACACCCATGGGCAGCATTTTTAAGAAGAGTGACGGCATACCGGGCCTGGATTTGGTGGCCGATGGCAGCAACAAGAATTCAACTTCATTGTTCGATGATAATGATTCCGCGCAGCCGGAGGCCGTAGAAGCAACCGAATCCTCAGAGGCTGTCAGCCAGAGCAACGAGTCCCTTAGCAAGGCCCTCAAAGACCCAGCATTCCTCAACAATCTGACTCAGGCTGTGGCCAATGTGCAGGGTCGGGAGCAGCGCCAAGATCGCCAAGATGCAGAGAGCCAACAGCaggagcaacaacagcagacgGATGATGGAGAGCCAGAGGCAGATGGACGTCAACTGTCCTTTGCCGAGTGGCAGCGTAAGAAGAACAACAGCAATAACGGGAACGACAATAAATCGCAGGATTCGCGCGACTCAAATAGCAGTCCAAGTGTCCATGATCGGACCGAGAACCAGGGACGCCCGAACTCTGGCTTTGGGCAAGGACCGGGTGGAATGGGTCCGGGTCCTGGTCCCCGTTTTGGGCCCAACTTGGGCCCCAATCAATTGCCGGGCAGCAACTTTATTGACTTTGAAGGCAACAATGGTCCCCCCGGTGGCTTCGGCCCTGGCCCTGGTGGCCGCAACTTTGGACCGGGACCGCGTCATCCCTTTGGCATGGGACCGGGAGGACCTAACTTTGGACCCAACGGCCCTGGCCCTGGGCCGCACTTTGGCCCCGGACCCAATTTCCGCCACAACAGACCCAATTTCGGGCCCAATTTCGGACCCAATTTTGGTCCGGGAGGTCCCGGAGGTCCACGCAATTTTGGACCACGAGGACCACCATTCGGACCCAGACGCGATGACTTCGGTGGACCACCTTTTGGGGGTCCTGGTCTAAACTTTGGACCAGGCCCCAACGGACCCAATATGAGGGGATTTAATGGAGGCGATGGTGGCGGCGGTGTCAACAGTGATAATCCGTTTCGGCGACAGAGCGGACCACCGCCACCTAACTTCAACGACGACGATGGTCCGCCGAGAGGCCCGAGAAACTTCCAGAGCCGAAACAGTTTTGGTGGGAACCAAGGACCGAACAGCAATCGAAATAACTGGAGCGACGG GATGATAATGCCATCGCCGACGGTGGAGCAGGAGTCGCAGCCTCCGATGCTGCCACTGTCGAGGAGACAGATGACAGCAGCAgtgccgatgccgatgcctCTCAAGAT TGCGGCTTCCTGA
- the ZAP3 gene encoding collagen alpha-1(III) chain isoform X1 has protein sequence MWNQWQAAAASGVPMMAALPPQPSQPPPLPDAPPPPPPTASDPGTGATGAPMVAGDATTLAVAATVVAAPPATVAAAAAVNPYSSGLATAGGAGNPYEQYTAAQYAAMTPEQQYALQHHWHQWQTYQAEYAKWHAQYGEQYKREMAAAAAANVTAPPAQVAQVAPVATPVVVAPATPVVVAPGPQAYPPAQTYYQTVPTVPAPVLAPAPVANVGGGPPIPGKITAQPQLYNQPPPPPPQKTGYNQQNPNQMNQGAWSGPPPMPMQQHQPPPSQQQLQQPPPQKWGNQMNYNPGQPPDLQQGFPNLQQPPPSLQRPPPQNQYQQHPPQQQQQQQNSMDKQWGNNRPPWESGPPSNNSNPGRWDGPPPQNDMNNRWNGPPPPLGGNNGRWEGPPPPQSSSSGDQNRWMSSGHSNENQNQNRRWEVPPPNIKDQQQQGQNQSQNRWQSNDDDHGDMEGSRKYQNNYQNTRKSWGFDGGVGGGGGVDSNAGSRNQNQFFKNSQSDFGPDSSSLSGSSNNNNNNSSGNNFGSNSGNYQSGNNFGNNYSQDQGGYGGGGGGAGNQARGGNRGGGGGSGSMDNFGNNNNNSFSNNRRQNNNNNNRWENNNNRNQNPNQNQGYPDERGPGGNDMGPGGPGGNYNQNRGNFNQRGGSNPQQFPQNRNQQQQQQQQQHDLDEASFDRLFDQWEKQFEDWKRANANHPDRDEYRRYEEEFEKQRRRIAERREQMRRRRQQQLQQQQQQQQGGTPQKEGPGPDQEEQESKDEQRNYNDQGPGPNFRTGRPNRFSNANSDFERGGGEGEEAGGGGEGPPPPPGYRGNQGPPGPPLLKPFGAQEESNDKPSPGIRGNQEPPGPQRPPMNPFGDQKEFKYKLTSDFPGNQEAPGPFGQGLPTDKPLSSPKKEPAASPSQNPSTLTPAPPVAPQIPAPPVAPTSIPTNLGKRRQTSGSADSTPAKQIKEAEPIFTISLDDDDDDDDVADEQPPVDTPMGSIFKKSDGIPGLDLVADGSNKNSTSLFDDNDSAQPEAVEATESSEAVSQSNESLSKALKDPAFLNNLTQAVANVQGREQRQDRQDAESQQQEQQQQTDDGEPEADGRQLSFAEWQRKKNNSNNGNDNKSQDSRDSNSSPSVHDRTENQGRPNSGFGQGPGGMGPGPGPRFGPNLGPNQLPGSNFIDFEGNNGPPGGFGPGPGGRNFGPGPRHPFGMGPGGPNFGPNGPGPGPHFGPGPNFRHNRPNFGPNFGPNFGPGGPGGPRNFGPRGPPFGPRRDDFGGPPFGGPGLNFGPGPNGPNMRGFNGGDGGGGVNSDNPFRRQSGPPPPNFNDDDGPPRGPRNFQSRNSFGGNQGPNSNRNNWSDGPEQQQPYPGDPVYRPMKVFDYSNSSSMTSAKVIDYGHKSADAIGPGPGPGLGPDAGLSPGLGSVPSMAMPEFRPMQTFEYGHAPRMGNTGTGGGAGAGAGAGDGAGAGAGVRGMMDGGGGKGGGVFNKRKNKRQNKQRLREERLQFHQNRQLQSIPIDEQAVNEEQSLGDEENQEENLVVKGENLEEEEQQQDGQGPACTDDDLEDISDNEDNLTRMDGYGAGDGDDDGESLPSPPPPSMTSKWNAPASSPKSLFPSAATANQKIPQQATATHLEMFSGPTNENRNTISVDEVLLPPGRLTRPKRICIILRGPPGSGKSHVARLIKDKELEMGGANPRILSIDDYFIIENDYTEKCPKTGKTIPKKELLYEYDDTMEETYMQYLIKSFKKTLSDNLYDFIIVDCNNNSLRTLNEFYCHAKDSNFVPYIVDLHCDLETCLGRNSHKRTENEIRVVLDNWCATPLHYIKLDVSTLLENVVEMEDVENMAMDDNAIADGGAGVAASDAATVEETDDSSSADADASQDCGFLKSKWECDNTEDNLARLDGTKRLMQNRRHASMADYLQLEEDWQPPITTSDGKKRVRWADIEEKRSQEKMRAIGFVVGQTDWNRMMDPNAGSRALNKTKYIERIQKRR, from the exons ATGTGGAATCAATGGCAGGCAGCCGCCGCTAGCGGGGTGCCAATGATGGCTGCTTTGCCGCCGCAGCCGTCCCAGCCGCCACCGCTGCCCGATGCACCtcccccgccgccgccgacaGCCTCCGATCCGGGTACCGGGGCCACGGGAGCACCCATGGTCGCCGGCGATGCGACAACATTAGCGGTCGCTGCCACCGTCGTCGCCGCTCCCCCGGCCACCGtcgctgcggcggctgctgtcAACCCTTATAGCAGTGGTTTGGCGACGGCAGGCGGGGCGGGCAACCCCTACGAACAGTATACGGCCGCCCAGTACGCCGCGATGACTCCGGAACAGCAGTATGCGCTGCAGCACCACTGGCACCAGTGGCAGACCTATCAGGCTGAGTACGCCAAGTGGCATGCCCAGTACGGCGAGCAG TACAAGCGGGAAatggcggcagcagcggccgcCAATGTTACCGCGCCTCCGGCTCAGGTGGCGCAAGTGGCTCCCGTTGCCACTCCAGTTGTAGTTGCCCCCGCGACGCCGGTGGTGGTTGCTCCTGGGCCGCAGGCATATCCGCCGGCCCAGACCTATTACCAGACTGTGCCCACTGTACCGGCACCGGTACTGGCACCGGCACCTGTCGCCAATGTTGGTGGTGGGCCGCCGATACCTGGCAAGATTACCGCTCAGCCGCAATTGTACAAccaaccgccgccgccgcctccacaGAAGACTGGCTACAATCAGCAGAATCCCAATCAGATGAATCAAGGCGCCTGGTCAGGACCACCGCCCATGCCcatgcagcagcatcaaccGCCGCCGTCCCAGCAACAGCTACAACAGCCACCTCCCCAGAAATGGGGCAACCAGATGAACTACAATCCAGGACAGCCGCCAGATTTGCAGCAGGGCTTCCCCAATCTTCAGCAGCCGCCGCCTTCGCTGCAAAGACCACCACCTCAAAACCAATACCAGCAGCacccgccgcagcagcagcagcaacagcagaacTCGATGGATAAGCAATGGGGCAATAACAGGCCGCCATGGGAGTCTGGTCCTCCGTCAAATAACTCGAATCCAGGACGCTGGGATGGCCCACCGCCGCAGAATGACATGAATAACCGCTGGAATGGGCCGCCACCGCCTTTAGGTGGCAACAATGGACGCTGGGAGGGACCACCGCCACCGCAGTCATCCTCCTCTGGGGATCAGAACCGTTGGATGAGCAGCGGCCATTCGAAtgagaatcagaatcagaaccGCCGCTGGGAGGTGCCGCCCCCGAATATAAAggatcagcagcaacagggcCAGAATCAGAGCCAGAATCGCTGGCAGAGCAATGACGACGATCATGGAGACATGGAGGGATCGCGCAAATACCAGAATAACTACCAGAACACTAGAAAGAGTTGGGGATTCGATGGCGGCGtcggtggaggaggaggagtagatTCAAATGCCGGAAGCCGCAATCAGaatcaatttttcaaaaattctcAATCTGATTTTGGACCAGACTCCTCCTCGTTGTCAGGCagcagtaacaacaacaacaacaacagcagcggcaataaTTTTGGTTCGAATTCAGGAAATTATCAAAGCGGCAACAACTTTGGCAACAACTACAGTCAGGATCAGGGCGGctatggaggaggaggaggaggagctggtaATCAGGCAAGAGGCGGTAATcgcggtggaggaggaggatctgGTTCAATGGATAACtttggcaacaacaacaataacagcttCTCCAATAACCGTCgtcagaacaacaacaacaacaatcgctgggagaacaacaacaatcgcAACCAGAATCCGAATCAAAACCAGGGATATCCAGACGAGCGTGGACCAGGTGGCAATGACATGGGACCAGGAGGTCCCGGTGGAAATTACAATCAGAATCGTGGCAACTTTAACCAGAGAGGTGGCTCAAATCCACAGCAGTTTCCCCAAAATCGcaaccagcaacaacagcagcagcagcagcaacacgatCTGGACGAGGCCAGTTTTGATCGATTGTTTGACCAGTGGGAGAAACAGTTCGAGGACTGGAAGCGCGCCAATGCCAATCATCCTGACCGCGATGAGTATCGACGCTACGAGGAGGAATTTGAAAAGCAGCGTCGTCGCATTGCCGAGCGCAGGGAGCAGATGCGACGCCGCCGACAGCAGcaactccagcagcagcagcaacagcagcaaggTGGTACGCCCCAGAAAGAGGGTCCAGGTCCAGACCAGGAAGAGCAGGAATCAAAGGATGAACAAAGAAATTACAATGACCAGGGTCCAGGTCCCAATTTTCGCACTGGACGTCCTAATCGTTTCAGCAATGCCAACAGCGACTTcgaaagaggaggaggagaaggagaagaagcaggaggtggaggagaaggaccaccaccaccacctggCTACCGTGGTAATCAAGGACCACCGGGGCCGCCTTTGTTAAAGCCATTTGGCGCTCAAGAAGAGTCAAACGACAAGCCGTCGCCTGGAATTCGAGGCAATCAAGAACCACCGGGGCCTCAAAGACCACCAATGAATCCATTTGGAGATCAGAAAGAGTTCAAATACAAATTAACATCTGATTTCCCAGGCAATCAAGAAGCACCAGGACCTTTTGGACAAGGATTACCCACAGACAAGCCCTTGTCATCGCCGAAAAAGGAGCCAGCAGCTTCTCCCTCTCAAAATCCCTCAACTCTGACTCCCGCCCCGCCAGTGGCTCCCCAGATTCCCGCTCCGCCGGTGGCGCCTACGTCGATCCCCACCAATCTTGGCAAGCGTCGCCAGACAAGTGGATCCGCTGATTCCACACCCGCGAAGCAAATCAAAGAGGCGGAGCCGATATTCACCATTTCCctggacgacgacgatgacgatgacgacgtgGCCGATGAACAGCCACCGGTTGACACACCCATGGGCAGCATTTTTAAGAAGAGTGACGGCATACCGGGCCTGGATTTGGTGGCCGATGGCAGCAACAAGAATTCAACTTCATTGTTCGATGATAATGATTCCGCGCAGCCGGAGGCCGTAGAAGCAACCGAATCCTCAGAGGCTGTCAGCCAGAGCAACGAGTCCCTTAGCAAGGCCCTCAAAGACCCAGCATTCCTCAACAATCTGACTCAGGCTGTGGCCAATGTGCAGGGTCGGGAGCAGCGCCAAGATCGCCAAGATGCAGAGAGCCAACAGCaggagcaacaacagcagacgGATGATGGAGAGCCAGAGGCAGATGGACGTCAACTGTCCTTTGCCGAGTGGCAGCGTAAGAAGAACAACAGCAATAACGGGAACGACAATAAATCGCAGGATTCGCGCGACTCAAATAGCAGTCCAAGTGTCCATGATCGGACCGAGAACCAGGGACGCCCGAACTCTGGCTTTGGGCAAGGACCGGGTGGAATGGGTCCGGGTCCTGGTCCCCGTTTTGGGCCCAACTTGGGCCCCAATCAATTGCCGGGCAGCAACTTTATTGACTTTGAAGGCAACAATGGTCCCCCCGGTGGCTTCGGCCCTGGCCCTGGTGGCCGCAACTTTGGACCGGGACCGCGTCATCCCTTTGGCATGGGACCGGGAGGACCTAACTTTGGACCCAACGGCCCTGGCCCTGGGCCGCACTTTGGCCCCGGACCCAATTTCCGCCACAACAGACCCAATTTCGGGCCCAATTTCGGACCCAATTTTGGTCCGGGAGGTCCCGGAGGTCCACGCAATTTTGGACCACGAGGACCACCATTCGGACCCAGACGCGATGACTTCGGTGGACCACCTTTTGGGGGTCCTGGTCTAAACTTTGGACCAGGCCCCAACGGACCCAATATGAGGGGATTTAATGGAGGCGATGGTGGCGGCGGTGTCAACAGTGATAATCCGTTTCGGCGACAGAGCGGACCACCGCCACCTAACTTCAACGACGACGATGGTCCGCCGAGAGGCCCGAGAAACTTCCAGAGCCGAAACAGTTTTGGTGGGAACCAAGGACCGAACAGCAATCGAAATAACTGGAGCGACGG gccggagcagcagcaaccttATCCCGGCGATCCCGTTTACCGTCCCATGAAGGTCTTCGACTATTCAAATTCAAGCTCAATGACGTCCGCCAAGGTTATCGACTATGGCCACAAGTCGGCAGATGCCATAGGTCCTGGTCCTGGACCAGGTCTTGGTCCTGATGCCGGTCTCAGTCCCGGTTTAGGGTCGGTTCCCTCCATGGCAATGCCAGAATTCCGACCCATGCAGACCTTTGAATATGGACACGCTCCGAGAATGGGAAATACAGGAACAGGaggtggagcaggagcaggagcaggagcaggtgatggtgcaggagcaggagcaggagtaaGAGGAATGATGGACGGAGGAGGTGgaaaaggaggaggagtatTCAACAAgcgtaaaaataaaagacaaaACAAGCAGCGACTGAGGGAAGAACGCTTGCAGTTCCATCAAAATCGCCAGCTTCAATCGATTCCAATCGACGAGCAGGCTGTGAATGAG GAGCAATCATTGGGAGATGAGGAGAATCAGGAGGAGAATCTGGTGGTTAAGGGGGAGAATCtggaggaagaggagcagcagcaagatGGCCAAGGCCCAGCATGTACCGATGATGATCTTGAGGACATTTCCGATAATGAAGA TAATCTTACCCGAATGGATGGCTACGGCGCGGGAGATGGCGACGATGATGGCGAGTCACTGCCATCGCCGCCACCGCCTTCGATGACAAGTAAATGGAATGCGCCGGCATCATCACCAAAGTCCCTTTTCCCCTCGGCAGCGACGGCCAATCAAAAGATACCCCAGCAGGCAACGGCAACTCACCTGGAGATGTTCTCCGGGCCAACGAATGAGAATCGCAATACGATCTCCGTGGATGAGGTACTATTGCCGCCCGGTCGTTTGACTCGTCCGAAACGTATTTGCATTATACTGCGAGGTCCGCCGGGCAGCGGTAAATCGCATGTGGCGCGTCTGATCAAGGACAAGGAGCTGGAGATGGGCGGGGCCAATCCGAGAATTCTCAGCATTGATGATTACTTTATCATTGAGAATGATTACACGGAGAAGTGTCCCAAGACGGGCAAGACG ATTCCCAAAAAGGAGCTGTTGTACGAGTACGATGACACCATGGAGGAGACCTACATGCAATATCTAATTAAATCTTTCAAAAAGACGCTTAGCGATAATCTATACGATTTCATAATCGTTGACTGCAACAACAACTCACTGAGGACACTCAATGAGTTTTACTGCCACGCCAAGGACTCGAACTTTGTG CCCTACATTGTGGACCTGCACTGCGACCTGGAGACATGTCTGGGACGGAATTCGCATAAGCGCACCGAGAATGAGATTCGGGTGGTGCTGGACAACTGGTGTGCCACGCCACTGCACTACATCAAGCTGGATGTGAGCACGCTGCTGGAGAACGTGGTCGAAATGGAAGATGTTGAGAATATGGCAATG GATGATAATGCCATCGCCGACGGTGGAGCAGGAGTCGCAGCCTCCGATGCTGCCACTGTCGAGGAGACAGATGACAGCAGCAgtgccgatgccgatgcctCTCAAGAT TGCGGCTTCCTGAAAAGCAAGTGGGAATGTGACAACACCGAGGATAATTTGG CCCGCTTGGATGGCACCAAGCGTCTCATGCAGAACCGACGGCATGCCAGCATGGCCGATTATCTCCAACTGGAGGAGGATTGGCAGCCACCCATAACCACCAGTGACGGCAAGAAGCGG GTGCGTTGGGCGGACATCGAGGAGAAGCGCTCGCAGGAGAAGATGCGCGCCATTGGCTTCGTGGTGGGCCAGACCGACTGGAATCGCATGATGGACCCGAATGCGGGTAGTCGGGCTCTGAATAAGACCAAGTACATTGAGCGGATCCAAAAGCGTCGCTAA